A window of the Bacillus sp. A301a_S52 genome harbors these coding sequences:
- a CDS encoding RsfA family transcriptional regulator, producing the protein MKIRQDAWSHEDDLLLAETVLRHIREGSTQLNAFDEVGDALNRTSAACGFRWNAVVRDKYEDAIKLAKKHRKQRKRQLAKEAKPHYTTFEPQVTTEFSAMPEFNLTPSVTRPVQTVKHANTHDLTMGEVIKFLESFNENGTKSTLLEQENEELKQRMATIEEKYNQLKKEYESIEEDYQSIIQIMDRARRMAVLEEEPSDRHAPSFRMDKNGNLEKVAK; encoded by the coding sequence ATGAAAATAAGACAAGATGCGTGGTCCCATGAAGATGATCTGCTATTAGCCGAAACTGTATTGCGCCACATTCGTGAAGGTAGTACTCAATTAAATGCCTTTGATGAAGTTGGTGATGCACTAAATCGAACATCTGCCGCTTGTGGCTTCCGTTGGAATGCTGTCGTACGGGATAAATATGAAGATGCAATTAAACTAGCAAAGAAGCATCGAAAGCAACGAAAACGTCAGCTTGCTAAAGAGGCTAAACCTCATTACACGACATTCGAGCCTCAAGTAACAACAGAATTTTCAGCTATGCCAGAGTTTAATCTCACCCCTAGTGTAACAAGACCTGTGCAAACAGTGAAACATGCAAACACTCATGATTTAACGATGGGCGAGGTAATTAAGTTTCTTGAATCATTTAACGAGAATGGAACTAAATCAACATTACTTGAACAAGAGAATGAAGAGTTAAAACAAAGAATGGCCACCATTGAAGAAAAGTATAATCAGCTTAAAAAAGAATATGAATCAATTGAAGAAGACTATCAGTCAATCATTCAAATTATGGATCGTGCCAGACGTATGGCAGTTCTTGAGGAAGAGCCAAGCGACAGGCACGCGCCTTCATTTAGAATGGATAAAAACGGAAATTTAGAAAAGGTTGCAAAATAA
- a CDS encoding lactate utilization protein C: protein MNRGTIYNKDTFLTNVANQLGRKRQTSSVSLPKWKKSPQYNVFSELSEDALLDEFVKQCEAIHTEVIVTEMKELNKVCEQVIHDLGGESLVYWEDPRFIKYGIDSVLEKKRQTGMDIYEWASTKGAFNIEKAERANIGLTFSDVTLAESGTVVLFSDKGKGRSVSLLPKTYMAIIPKSTLVPRMTQATDIIHERIKAGEKPPSCINFISGPSNSADIELRLVVGVHGPVRVTYVVIEDE, encoded by the coding sequence ATGAATCGAGGGACAATTTATAATAAAGATACATTTCTAACCAATGTGGCTAATCAGCTTGGACGAAAACGACAGACTTCTTCTGTTTCTTTACCTAAGTGGAAAAAATCACCTCAATATAATGTGTTTAGCGAATTATCGGAAGACGCTTTACTTGATGAGTTTGTTAAACAGTGTGAAGCGATTCATACAGAGGTCATCGTCACAGAAATGAAGGAACTGAATAAAGTCTGTGAACAGGTGATTCATGATCTCGGTGGAGAATCTCTCGTTTATTGGGAGGATCCTAGGTTTATTAAATATGGTATAGATAGTGTGCTTGAAAAAAAGAGACAGACAGGCATGGACATATACGAATGGGCATCAACGAAAGGGGCCTTTAATATTGAAAAAGCAGAAAGAGCTAACATAGGCCTCACATTTTCTGATGTGACATTGGCTGAGTCCGGAACAGTCGTATTATTTAGTGATAAAGGTAAAGGACGTTCAGTAAGCCTCCTTCCAAAAACATATATGGCGATTATACCAAAAAGTACACTCGTTCCGAGAATGACACAGGCAACAGATATAATTCATGAGCGGATTAAAGCAGGAGAAAAGCCACCCTCTTGTATTAATTTTATTTCTGGACCAAGTAATTCGGCGGATATTGAGTTAAGGTTAGTCGTAGGGGTACACGGGCCCGTCCGTGTGACGTATGTCGTGATAGAAGACGAATAA
- a CDS encoding (Fe-S)-binding protein, translating to MKISLFLTCLGDVVYPGEVGKSTVELLERLGCEVDFPIKQTCCGQPAYNSGFHNETRDVAKHMIRTFQHAEYVISPSGSCITMLHEYPRLFEEDDDWRLLAEELADKSYELTQFIVDVLKIHDVGAEFHANVTYHTSCHMTRLLGVKEAPMTLLKHVKGLSFSELPNKQQCCGFGGTFSVKMVPISEQMVNEKVKHIEETDADVLIGADLGCLMNIGGRIDRQGKPIKVMHIAEVLNSQA from the coding sequence ATGAAAATATCATTATTTTTAACGTGTTTGGGTGATGTCGTATACCCTGGAGAGGTTGGGAAGAGCACAGTTGAACTATTGGAGCGTTTGGGATGTGAGGTGGATTTTCCTATTAAACAAACGTGCTGTGGTCAGCCTGCATATAATAGTGGGTTTCATAATGAAACGAGAGACGTGGCAAAACATATGATTCGCACATTCCAACATGCTGAATATGTTATTTCACCATCAGGCTCTTGTATAACGATGTTGCATGAATATCCACGCCTTTTCGAAGAGGATGATGATTGGCGTCTATTGGCTGAGGAGCTTGCTGACAAATCTTATGAACTAACGCAATTTATTGTTGATGTACTAAAAATTCATGATGTAGGTGCTGAATTTCATGCAAACGTAACCTATCATACTTCTTGTCACATGACACGTTTGCTCGGCGTGAAAGAAGCTCCAATGACTCTCTTAAAACATGTCAAAGGGTTATCGTTTTCAGAGTTGCCGAATAAACAGCAGTGTTGTGGATTCGGGGGCACCTTTAGTGTGAAAATGGTACCGATTTCGGAGCAAATGGTGAATGAAAAGGTTAAGCATATTGAGGAAACGGATGCTGATGTGTTAATTGGTGCCGATTTAGGATGTTTAATGAATATAGGGGGACGTATTGATCGGCAAGGTAAGCCGATAAAAGTGATGCATATTGCAGAAGTGTTAAATAGTCAAGCTTAA
- a CDS encoding adenine phosphoribosyltransferase has product MDFKQYITVVEDFPKEGIRFKDITTLMENGEVYKKAIDDMAKFAQEKDVDVIVGPEARGFVVGCPISYALGIGFVPVRKAGKLPREVLELDYGLEYGKDSLNIHKDAIKPGQNVLITDDLLATGGTIEATIKMVETLGGKVVGIAFMIELGYLDGRDKLKDYDVFSLVTY; this is encoded by the coding sequence ATGGATTTTAAGCAGTATATTACCGTTGTAGAAGATTTCCCGAAAGAAGGTATACGTTTCAAAGATATTACCACTCTTATGGAAAATGGGGAAGTTTATAAAAAAGCCATTGATGACATGGCTAAATTCGCTCAAGAAAAAGATGTGGATGTTATTGTAGGGCCAGAAGCACGAGGGTTTGTAGTTGGTTGTCCTATTTCTTACGCACTAGGTATTGGTTTTGTACCTGTAAGAAAGGCTGGGAAGCTTCCGAGAGAGGTACTAGAGCTAGATTATGGGCTTGAGTACGGAAAAGATTCATTAAATATACATAAGGACGCCATTAAGCCAGGACAAAATGTACTGATTACGGATGATTTATTGGCAACCGGTGGCACGATAGAGGCTACGATCAAAATGGTGGAAACACTTGGGGGTAAAGTTGTAGGTATTGCATTTATGATTGAACTCGGTTATTTAGATGGACGAGATAAACTGAAGGACTATGATGTATTCAGCCTCGTCACGTACTAA
- a CDS encoding D-tyrosyl-tRNA(Tyr) deacylase: MRVVVQRSREASVTVNDHVTGAISHGLVLLIGVTQDDTEKDVQYTADKIAGLRMFEDDSQKMNLSVQDVNGQILSISQFTLYGDCRKGKRPNFMAAAKPDHAQVLYDMFNKRLIEKHGLTVETGVFGEMMDVALVNDGPVTLIVDSQTQ; the protein is encoded by the coding sequence ATGCGAGTTGTGGTACAGCGATCTCGAGAAGCGAGTGTCACGGTCAATGATCACGTTACTGGGGCAATTAGTCACGGCCTTGTACTTTTGATTGGTGTCACACAGGATGATACTGAAAAAGATGTTCAATATACAGCTGATAAAATAGCTGGCCTACGAATGTTTGAAGATGATTCTCAAAAAATGAATCTATCGGTTCAAGATGTGAATGGACAAATTTTATCAATCTCTCAATTTACCTTGTATGGCGATTGTCGAAAAGGAAAACGGCCTAATTTTATGGCGGCTGCAAAGCCAGATCACGCACAAGTTCTCTATGATATGTTTAATAAGCGCCTTATAGAAAAACATGGACTTACAGTGGAAACAGGTGTTTTTGGAGAAATGATGGATGTGGCGTTAGTAAATGACGGACCAGTAACACTTATTGTGGATAGTCAAACTCAATAG
- a CDS encoding iron-sulfur cluster-binding protein, which produces MGIKISNDKFFDRVDKGINNQFMREAVAGAQERLEGRKTMTTEAMGNWEDWRDLSEEIRQHTLENLDYYLEQFAENVAEQGGHVFFAANAEEANNYISQVVKKKQAKKIIKSKSMVTEEIGLNEALEQIGCDVIESDLGEWILQLDDHDPPSHIVVPALHKNKEQIRDTFQEKREYTQTSDPNELALFAREQLRQDFLTADVGITGCNFAVAESGSISLVTNEGNARLATTLPKTQITVMGMERIVPTWRELDILVSMLCRSAVGQKLTSYITGLTAGKEAGDVDGPEECHIVIVDNGRSNILGTRFQSALQCIRCAACINVCPVYRHVGGHSYGSIYPGPIGAVLTPLLEGYEDYKELPYASSLCAACTDACPVKIPLHELLIEHRREIVENSGHSTFAEKLAMKGYAFAASHPGLYKVGSSQAPSLLKSVAKGEEDGKGKGPGPVKLWTSIRDLPESGGESFRKWFSEREKGGSGE; this is translated from the coding sequence ATGGGGATAAAAATCAGCAACGATAAATTTTTCGATCGAGTCGATAAAGGGATTAATAATCAATTTATGAGAGAAGCGGTGGCAGGAGCCCAAGAGCGACTGGAAGGCAGAAAAACAATGACGACAGAAGCGATGGGAAACTGGGAAGACTGGCGGGACCTCTCAGAAGAAATTCGTCAGCACACGTTAGAAAATCTCGACTATTATTTAGAGCAGTTTGCAGAAAATGTGGCTGAACAAGGGGGACATGTTTTTTTTGCAGCTAATGCAGAGGAAGCAAATAACTATATCAGTCAAGTTGTGAAAAAGAAACAGGCTAAAAAAATAATAAAATCTAAATCAATGGTAACAGAGGAGATTGGTTTAAATGAAGCTTTGGAGCAGATAGGCTGTGATGTGATTGAATCAGACCTAGGCGAATGGATTCTTCAGTTGGATGATCATGATCCACCTTCACACATTGTCGTACCGGCACTTCACAAGAACAAGGAGCAAATTAGAGACACATTCCAGGAAAAAAGAGAGTATACACAAACTTCAGACCCAAATGAACTAGCTCTTTTTGCTAGAGAACAGTTGAGACAAGACTTTCTTACTGCTGATGTAGGCATTACAGGCTGTAACTTTGCTGTGGCAGAATCGGGGTCTATTTCGTTAGTGACTAATGAGGGTAATGCTAGGTTAGCTACTACTTTGCCAAAGACACAAATCACCGTCATGGGAATGGAACGGATTGTGCCGACTTGGAGAGAATTGGATATTTTAGTTAGTATGCTATGTAGAAGTGCGGTAGGGCAAAAGCTGACAAGTTATATTACCGGTTTGACGGCTGGTAAAGAGGCTGGTGATGTGGATGGTCCTGAAGAATGTCATATCGTCATCGTTGATAACGGACGCTCAAATATTTTAGGAACTCGCTTTCAATCAGCATTACAGTGTATCCGTTGTGCGGCCTGTATTAATGTTTGTCCAGTGTATCGACATGTGGGTGGTCACTCCTACGGATCTATCTATCCCGGTCCAATCGGCGCTGTTTTAACACCTTTGTTAGAAGGTTATGAAGACTATAAAGAACTGCCATATGCTTCTTCGCTATGTGCTGCTTGTACGGATGCTTGCCCTGTAAAAATACCATTACACGAACTGTTGATTGAGCATCGGCGTGAAATTGTAGAGAATTCAGGTCACTCTACATTTGCCGAGAAATTAGCTATGAAAGGATATGCGTTTGCTGCAAGCCATCCCGGTTTATACAAAGTCGGGTCTAGTCAAGCACCAAGCTTATTAAAATCAGTGGCAAAAGGAGAGGAAGATGGTAAAGGGAAAGGGCCTGGTCCGGTTAAGTTATGGACTAGTATACGAGATTTGCCTGAATCAGGAGGCGAGTCATTCAGGAAGTGGTTTAGTGAGCGTGAGAAGGGTGGGAGCGGAGAATGA
- the aspS gene encoding aspartate--tRNA ligase, with protein MSQRTHVCGEILEELIGEKVVLQGWVKRRRDLGQVIFIDLRDRSGHVQAVFNGEKYPEALSAAEKVRNEYVLEISGTVVKRDEETINDKIATGKVEVIVENMAILNASKPVPFLIEDNVEISEDVRLKYRYLDLRRPKMYETMQTRHRATKLIRDILDEQNFMEIETPMLTKSTPEGARDYLVPSRVHEGEFYALPQSPQLFKQLLMVSGFERYYQIARCFRDEDLRADRQPEFTQVDIEASFLGKEQLLEMMEEMMVRIIKEIKGVDIPKPFPRLTYKEAMDRFGSDKPDTRYGMELVDISQHVENSDFKVFASTVQKGGVVKGICVKGVADNYSRKDLDDLSSFAEIYGGKGLAWLKVEENNTLKGPIAKFFNEQVSSTIVENFAAEAGDVLFFVADKQRVAWDVLGGLRVKFAKELDLVNNEDFNFLWVTEFPLLSYDEDEKRYVAEHHPFTRPLAEDEALLDTDPEKVRAEAYDLVLNGYELGGGSQRIFERPLQEKMFAALGFTDEEAKSQFGFLLDAFEYGTPPHGGIALGLDRLVMILAGRSNLRDTIAFPKTASASCLLTNAPSSVSEKQLDELKLAVTVEKEE; from the coding sequence GTGAGTCAAAGAACACATGTATGTGGAGAAATATTAGAAGAGTTAATTGGTGAGAAAGTCGTCCTGCAAGGATGGGTTAAAAGACGACGGGATTTAGGTCAAGTCATATTTATTGACCTACGTGATCGATCAGGACATGTCCAAGCTGTTTTCAACGGGGAAAAGTATCCAGAAGCATTAAGCGCAGCAGAAAAAGTAAGAAATGAGTATGTACTTGAAATATCAGGGACTGTTGTAAAGCGAGATGAAGAAACAATTAATGACAAGATAGCAACGGGTAAAGTAGAAGTAATAGTCGAAAATATGGCGATTTTAAATGCGTCTAAGCCAGTACCATTTTTGATTGAAGACAATGTCGAGATTTCTGAAGATGTGAGGCTAAAATACCGTTATCTTGATTTGAGACGTCCAAAAATGTACGAAACGATGCAAACACGTCATCGAGCAACAAAATTAATTAGGGATATATTGGATGAGCAAAATTTCATGGAAATTGAAACACCGATGTTAACGAAAAGTACCCCAGAGGGAGCAAGAGATTATCTTGTACCATCAAGGGTACATGAAGGTGAATTCTACGCATTGCCGCAATCACCGCAATTATTTAAGCAACTTTTAATGGTATCTGGCTTTGAGAGGTATTATCAAATTGCACGCTGTTTCCGTGATGAAGATTTACGGGCTGACAGACAGCCTGAATTTACCCAAGTTGATATTGAAGCTTCTTTTTTGGGGAAAGAGCAACTGCTAGAGATGATGGAAGAGATGATGGTTCGTATCATTAAAGAAATAAAAGGTGTGGACATTCCAAAACCATTTCCTCGTTTGACATATAAGGAAGCTATGGATCGATTTGGCTCTGATAAACCTGACACGCGTTATGGTATGGAATTAGTCGATATTTCACAGCATGTTGAGAATAGTGACTTTAAAGTGTTTGCAAGCACCGTTCAAAAGGGTGGTGTCGTGAAAGGTATTTGTGTTAAAGGTGTGGCCGATAACTATTCCCGTAAAGATTTAGACGATCTGAGTTCATTTGCTGAAATTTACGGTGGAAAAGGTCTCGCTTGGTTAAAGGTAGAAGAAAACAATACATTAAAAGGACCGATAGCTAAGTTTTTTAATGAACAAGTTTCTTCTACTATCGTTGAGAATTTTGCTGCTGAAGCTGGTGATGTGCTGTTTTTTGTCGCGGATAAACAACGAGTAGCATGGGATGTGCTAGGGGGATTGCGTGTTAAATTTGCTAAAGAACTAGATCTCGTCAATAACGAAGATTTTAACTTCCTGTGGGTCACAGAATTTCCACTTTTATCATATGATGAAGATGAAAAAAGATATGTGGCAGAGCATCATCCTTTTACACGACCGCTTGCTGAAGACGAAGCGTTGCTTGACACAGATCCAGAAAAAGTAAGAGCAGAAGCATATGACCTCGTCTTAAATGGTTATGAACTTGGGGGAGGATCACAGCGTATTTTTGAACGGCCACTTCAAGAGAAAATGTTTGCAGCTCTCGGTTTTACTGATGAGGAAGCAAAAAGCCAATTTGGCTTCCTACTAGATGCGTTTGAATATGGCACACCGCCACATGGTGGGATTGCTCTAGGATTAGACAGGCTCGTCATGATCCTTGCTGGAAGGTCAAATTTACGAGATACCATTGCATTCCCTAAGACAGCTAGCGCTAGTTGCTTACTAACGAATGCTCCAAGTAGTGTAAGCGAAAAACAATTAGACGAATTGAAATTAGCTGTAACTGTAGAAAAAGAAGAGTAA
- a CDS encoding bifunctional (p)ppGpp synthetase/guanosine-3',5'-bis(diphosphate) 3'-pyrophosphohydrolase — translation MTSEQVFQKASEYLSDQDVAFVRKAYEMAEDAHREQYRKSGEPYIWHPIQVAGILVDLSMDPNTIAAAFLHDVVEDTEVPLEELAKQFGEEVAMLVDGVTKLGKIKYKSKEEQQAENHRKMFVAMARDIRVILIKLADRLHNMRTLKHLPPEKQRRIANETLEIFAPLAHRLGISTIKWELEDTSLRYLNPQQYYRIVNLMKKKRAEREDYINEVQTKIRERLEKMNVKAEINGRAKHIYSIYRKMVLQNKQFNEIYDLLAVRIIVDSIKDCYAVLGTIHTHWKPMPGRFKDYIAMPKANMYQSLHTTVIGPKGDPLEVQIRSEDMHKVAEFGVAAHWAYKEGKTVNDSESLETKMSWFREILEWQNDADDAQEFMESLKIDLFSDMVFVFTPKGDVIELPKGSVPLDFAFRIHTEVGNRCIGAKVNGKMVPLDHQLKTGDIVEVLTSKHSYGPSKDWLKITQSSHAKNKIRQWFKKERREENVEKGREQIEKEIEKKGYKVKEVLTSENIERVADKFSFSTEEDMYAAVGYNGITAAQIVTRLTDDIRKKQDEEQESQTLTEAVKELKPQERKSGKTSAGVRVKGIDNLLIRLSRCCNPVPGDDIIGYITKGRGVSIHRKDCPNIVDNEANSRLLPVEWEGNQEKPKNYNVDIEISGYDRRALLNDVLQAVAETKTNINAVSGRSDKNKMAMIHMTISIQNISHLQRVVDRIKQISDIYSVRRIMH, via the coding sequence ATGACTAGTGAGCAAGTTTTTCAAAAAGCAAGTGAATATTTATCTGATCAGGATGTAGCATTTGTACGAAAGGCCTATGAAATGGCAGAGGATGCACATCGTGAACAATACCGGAAATCAGGAGAACCGTATATTTGGCACCCAATCCAGGTAGCCGGCATTCTTGTTGACTTGAGCATGGATCCCAATACGATCGCTGCTGCTTTTCTGCATGATGTAGTAGAGGATACAGAAGTTCCTCTTGAAGAATTAGCCAAGCAGTTTGGTGAAGAAGTGGCTATGCTTGTGGATGGGGTAACAAAGCTCGGAAAAATTAAATATAAATCAAAAGAAGAGCAACAGGCAGAAAATCATAGAAAAATGTTTGTTGCTATGGCACGAGATATACGCGTTATTTTAATTAAACTGGCTGATAGGCTTCATAATATGAGAACGTTAAAACATTTACCGCCTGAAAAGCAGCGGCGTATTGCAAATGAGACGTTGGAAATCTTCGCTCCTCTTGCTCATAGACTAGGGATTTCTACAATTAAGTGGGAGCTTGAAGATACATCGTTACGGTACCTCAATCCTCAACAATACTATCGCATCGTGAATTTAATGAAGAAGAAACGAGCAGAGCGAGAAGATTATATTAATGAAGTGCAGACGAAAATAAGAGAACGACTTGAAAAAATGAACGTCAAGGCAGAAATTAACGGACGAGCTAAACACATCTATAGTATCTATCGTAAAATGGTATTGCAAAATAAGCAATTTAATGAAATATATGATTTGCTAGCTGTCCGTATTATTGTTGATAGTATTAAGGATTGTTATGCCGTTCTAGGAACAATTCATACACATTGGAAACCAATGCCTGGTCGGTTTAAAGATTACATTGCTATGCCGAAAGCCAATATGTATCAATCGCTTCACACAACTGTGATTGGTCCGAAAGGGGACCCTTTAGAAGTTCAAATAAGATCTGAAGATATGCACAAAGTTGCTGAATTTGGTGTTGCGGCACATTGGGCATATAAAGAGGGTAAAACGGTCAATGATTCGGAGTCACTCGAAACGAAAATGTCCTGGTTTCGTGAAATTCTTGAATGGCAAAATGATGCTGATGATGCCCAAGAATTTATGGAATCACTAAAAATTGATCTCTTTTCAGACATGGTCTTTGTTTTTACACCTAAAGGGGACGTTATTGAGTTACCAAAGGGTTCTGTACCATTAGATTTTGCATTTAGAATCCATACTGAGGTAGGGAATAGATGTATTGGAGCAAAAGTAAACGGAAAAATGGTTCCTCTGGATCACCAGCTAAAAACTGGTGACATCGTTGAGGTCTTAACATCAAAACATTCATACGGGCCTAGTAAAGACTGGCTTAAAATTACACAGAGCTCTCATGCTAAAAATAAAATTCGGCAATGGTTTAAAAAAGAACGGCGAGAAGAAAATGTTGAAAAAGGCCGGGAGCAAATAGAGAAAGAAATTGAGAAAAAAGGCTATAAAGTTAAAGAAGTACTAACAAGTGAAAATATTGAGCGAGTGGCAGATAAGTTTAGTTTTTCCACAGAAGAAGACATGTATGCGGCTGTAGGTTACAACGGTATTACTGCCGCACAAATCGTAACGAGACTAACGGATGATATTCGTAAAAAACAAGACGAAGAACAAGAAAGTCAAACTCTGACTGAAGCAGTAAAAGAACTAAAGCCTCAAGAAAGAAAATCTGGTAAAACAAGTGCGGGTGTTCGAGTTAAAGGTATTGACAATCTTCTCATAAGGTTGTCTCGCTGCTGTAATCCAGTTCCTGGGGACGATATTATTGGTTATATCACGAAAGGGCGAGGTGTATCGATTCATCGAAAGGATTGTCCTAACATTGTGGACAATGAAGCAAATTCGCGCCTATTGCCTGTGGAATGGGAAGGTAATCAGGAAAAACCTAAAAATTATAACGTAGATATTGAGATTTCAGGTTATGATCGCCGTGCTTTATTAAATGATGTTCTACAAGCAGTGGCAGAAACGAAAACGAATATTAATGCTGTGTCTGGACGTTCTGATAAAAACAAAATGGCGATGATTCACATGACGATTTCCATTCAAAATATTTCACATTTACAACGCGTTGTGGACCGAATTAAACAAATTTCTGATATTTACTCTGTTAGAAGGATTATGCATTAG
- a CDS encoding histidine--tRNA ligase, whose amino-acid sequence MKYKLPRGTQDILPEESRKWQYIEAKAHDLCQRYNYKEIRTPIFEQTDLFARGVGDTTDIVQKEMYTFDDRGGRSLTLRPEGTASTVRSFVENKMHGWADQPTKLYYIGPMFRYERPQSGRMRQFVQFGVEAMGSADPAIDAEVIGLAMDFYKELGLKNLKLIINSLGDKESRRNHKEALINHFKPRINEFCNDCQTRLEKNPLRILDCKVDRNHDLMTDAPAILEYLNEDSVAYFEQVKTFLKDMNIPYEVDASLVRGLDYYNNTAFEIMIDGDGFGAITTLSGGGRYNGLVEEIGGPATPGIGFALSIERLLMALQTQGIELPLEHGLDAYLVTMGDNAKIAAPKLLHQLRHEGLKVDADYLAKKVKGQMKAADRQQAKVVLIIGDEELEADSVMLKLMATGEQELVPITDITDKIKNYKSE is encoded by the coding sequence ATGAAATACAAATTACCGCGGGGGACACAAGATATTTTACCTGAGGAATCACGGAAATGGCAATACATAGAAGCAAAAGCTCATGATCTGTGTCAGCGTTATAACTACAAAGAAATACGCACACCGATTTTTGAACAAACTGATTTGTTTGCAAGAGGTGTAGGGGATACAACTGATATCGTTCAGAAAGAAATGTATACGTTTGATGATCGTGGAGGCAGAAGCTTGACACTAAGACCTGAAGGAACAGCTTCTACTGTCCGTTCATTCGTTGAAAATAAAATGCACGGGTGGGCTGATCAACCGACTAAATTATATTATATTGGTCCTATGTTTCGCTATGAGCGGCCTCAATCAGGACGTATGCGACAATTTGTTCAATTTGGTGTGGAAGCTATGGGAAGCGCGGACCCTGCTATAGACGCTGAAGTCATTGGTTTAGCAATGGATTTCTACAAGGAACTCGGTTTAAAAAACTTAAAGCTTATTATAAACAGTCTTGGTGATAAGGAGAGCCGCCGTAATCATAAGGAAGCACTGATTAATCACTTTAAACCACGAATTAATGAGTTTTGTAATGATTGTCAAACACGGCTAGAAAAAAACCCGTTAAGAATCCTGGATTGTAAAGTAGATCGAAATCACGATTTAATGACAGACGCTCCGGCTATCCTAGAGTACTTAAATGAGGACTCTGTCGCCTATTTTGAACAAGTAAAGACATTTTTGAAGGATATGAACATCCCGTACGAAGTGGACGCTTCTCTTGTTCGTGGACTCGATTATTATAATAATACAGCATTTGAAATTATGATTGATGGAGATGGATTTGGGGCGATAACAACACTAAGCGGAGGCGGTCGCTACAATGGACTTGTGGAAGAGATTGGTGGTCCAGCTACACCTGGAATAGGTTTTGCTCTCAGCATCGAGCGCTTATTAATGGCACTTCAGACCCAAGGAATTGAACTCCCTTTGGAACATGGGCTAGATGCTTATCTTGTTACTATGGGCGACAATGCGAAGATTGCGGCACCAAAATTATTACACCAATTACGTCATGAAGGTCTGAAAGTTGATGCTGACTATTTGGCGAAAAAAGTAAAAGGTCAAATGAAAGCTGCGGATCGCCAGCAAGCAAAAGTCGTCCTTATTATTGGTGATGAGGAACTAGAAGCTGATTCAGTAATGTTGAAATTAATGGCCACTGGTGAACAAGAACTAGTACCAATCACTGATATAACAGATAAAATTAAAAACTATAAGAGTGAATAG